The Ascaphus truei isolate aAscTru1 chromosome 3, aAscTru1.hap1, whole genome shotgun sequence genome includes a region encoding these proteins:
- the HOXC13 gene encoding homeobox protein Hox-C13 gives MTTSLILHPHWADTLMYVYETSPNEKNHKKIPAMEGLSGNCSSSHCRDFIPHPALGRHSSGIGSHQGPVYTDITSPEASRQCPGPTSSSNATLGYGYPFGSSYYGCRLSQSHNVNLHQKPCSYHPSEKYPEPSNSLPSEDFSSRAKEFAFYPSFASSYQAVPGYLDMSVVPGISSHPEPRHDALISMEGYQHWAIPNGWDGQVYCSKDQSQSSHLWKAPFPDVVPLQPEVSSYRRGRKKRVPYTKLQLKELEKEYAASKFITKEKRRRISTATSLSERQVTIWFQNRRVKEKKVVTKCKTPHLHNT, from the exons ATGACGACTTCCCTGATCCTGCATCCACACTGGGCGGATACCTTGATGTACGTGTATGAAACAAGCCCGAATGAAAAGAACCACAAGAAAATCCCAGCCATGGAGGGACTGAGTGGGAACTGTTCAAGCAGCCACTGCAGGGATTTTATTCCTCACCCAGCCTTGGGGCGCCATTCCAGTGGGATTGGATCTCACCAAGGACCTGTCTACACGGATATAACATCTCCAGAGGCTTCAAGGCAATGCCCGGGACCCACTTCTTCATCCAATGCTACCCTTGGCTACGGATACCCGTTTGGAAGCAGCTACTACGGCTGCAGGTTGTCTCAGTCCCACAACGTCAATTTGCACCAGAAACCTTGCTCCTACCACCCAAGCGAGAAATACCCAGAGCCCAGCAACTCCCTGCCCAGCGAGGATTTCTCCTCTCGGGCCAAAGAATTTGCCTTTTACCCCAGCTTTGCCAGCTCCTACCAGGCAGTTCCTGGCTACTTGGACATGTCAGTAGTGCCAGGGATCAGTAGCCACCCGGAGCCTAGGCATGACGCCTTGATCTCTATGGAAGGCTACCAGCACTGGGCTATTCCCAACGGCTGGGACGGACAGGTCTACTGCTCAAAGGATCAATCCCAGTCCAGCCATCTATGGAAAGCACCTTTCCCAG ATGTGGTTCCTCTGCAGCCAGAGGTGAGCAGTTACCGCAGGGGCAGGAAAAAGAGGGTCCCCTACACAAAACTCCAACTGAAAGAACTAGAGAAGGAATATGCAGCCAGCAAATTCATTACCAAAGAGAAGAGACGGAGGATTTCCACTGCAACCAGCCTATCTGAGCGCCAAGTTACAATATGGTTTCAAAACCGAAGAGTGAAAGAGAAAAAAGTGGTTACCAAATGTAAAACCCCTCACCTCCATAACACCTGA